The Echinicola rosea genome has a segment encoding these proteins:
- a CDS encoding organic hydroperoxide resistance protein, producing the protein MKTLFETRATAVGGRNGHVKSEDGILDFDVRVPTGMGGKGGKFTNPEQLFAAGYAACFDNAIIHVAAMKKAKIQSQTTANVGLVMTDDKSYQLTVSLDVTIKGTDQATAEEIVTSAHATCPYSNAVKGNVEVNITVNADD; encoded by the coding sequence ATGAAAACATTATTTGAAACTCGTGCCACGGCCGTTGGCGGTAGAAATGGCCATGTAAAAAGTGAGGATGGTATTCTGGACTTTGACGTCCGCGTACCGACGGGAATGGGCGGCAAAGGCGGTAAATTTACCAATCCAGAGCAGCTTTTTGCAGCAGGATATGCCGCTTGCTTTGACAATGCCATTATCCACGTGGCAGCTATGAAAAAAGCAAAAATACAGTCCCAAACCACCGCCAATGTCGGATTGGTAATGACAGACGACAAAAGCTATCAGTTGACCGTCTCCCTTGATGTCACGATAAAAGGTACCGATCAGGCCACAGCCGAAGAAATCGTTACCTCTGCACACGCTACATGCCCCTACTCCAATGCTGTAAAAGGTAATGTGGAAGTCAATATTACTGTAAATGCAGATGATTAA
- a CDS encoding DoxX family protein, with product MTIPSVKTTLVQNIFRIILGLNMLFAGIGHMTFLRAEFQAQVPDWTPFSKDFIVLASGVAEIILGLAMIIGTKYKVHTGLALGLFFIAVFPGNISQYVNGIDAFGLDTDTKRLVRLFFQPVLIAWALWSSGAYRYWIKSKN from the coding sequence ATGACCATTCCATCCGTCAAAACAACTTTAGTACAAAATATTTTCCGTATCATATTAGGCCTGAACATGCTTTTCGCAGGAATCGGGCATATGACCTTTCTGCGGGCAGAATTCCAAGCTCAGGTTCCAGATTGGACACCTTTCTCAAAAGATTTTATTGTTCTTGCTTCAGGAGTGGCAGAGATCATCTTAGGTCTTGCCATGATCATCGGCACTAAATACAAAGTACATACCGGGCTTGCATTGGGGCTATTTTTCATAGCGGTCTTCCCTGGTAATATCTCACAATACGTAAATGGTATCGATGCCTTTGGCCTGGATACGGACACCAAACGATTGGTCAGGCTATTTTTCCAACCCGTGCTGATCGCTTGGGCGCTTTGGAGTAGTGGCGCGTACCGGTATTGGATAAAATCGAAAAACTGA
- a CDS encoding MarR family winged helix-turn-helix transcriptional regulator, with the protein MAKTVDYSSLFLENQLCFPLYAASRLMIKAYQPHLGKLDLTYPQYLVLLVLWEKDHLTVSQISQALMLESNTLTPLLKRLEEKGLLKRTRDKDDERKVFVTLTSNGKTMREKAVCIPTEIMKNVDVLNLEEMKALYDHLGKLIKHLK; encoded by the coding sequence ATGGCAAAAACTGTAGATTATTCAAGCCTTTTCCTTGAAAACCAACTTTGTTTCCCACTCTATGCAGCCTCCCGACTGATGATAAAAGCCTATCAGCCGCACTTGGGCAAACTGGACCTGACCTATCCACAGTATTTGGTGCTGTTGGTCCTTTGGGAAAAAGACCACCTTACGGTCAGCCAAATATCCCAAGCACTTATGCTGGAATCAAACACCCTTACGCCACTTTTGAAAAGGCTTGAAGAAAAAGGTTTGCTAAAAAGAACGCGGGACAAGGATGACGAACGAAAGGTGTTTGTCACCTTGACCTCTAATGGAAAAACCATGAGGGAAAAAGCAGTTTGCATCCCTACCGAAATAATGAAAAATGTAGATGTGCTCAATTTGGAGGAAATGAAAGCGCTTTATGATCATCTTGGCAAATTGATCAAGCACTTAAAGTAG